DNA sequence from the Manduca sexta isolate Smith_Timp_Sample1 unplaced genomic scaffold, JHU_Msex_v1.0 HiC_scaffold_2137, whole genome shotgun sequence genome:
aggagtggacgctcaactgtccacgcgattctgcgggtcaagtcgcaggcggaggaagcagtggccaggggaatgGTGATTATCGCCGTCTCGTTAGACATTTCTAAcgcttttaattcgctccctggccatgcatcaatgaagcactgcggtaccacgtggtgccgccctatctcaggcgtctggtgcgcgcgtacctctccgacaggtacgtggtgtatccgggcgccgacgggtggcaccgaagagcgatgtcgtgcggtgtcccacaggggtcggttctaggccctctcttgtggaacatcgggtacgactgggtgctccgtggtgccaatctctggggcgtcgacgtgacgtgttacgcggatgacacgttggtcacggcgacgtctaagaccttccaggacgccgcgatcctggcggcggtgggtaccggccacgtagtgagccgaatcaggcgtttaggtttgaaggtggccctcgagaagaccgaggccatttgttttcacgggcctcggcgagggccaccggccggtgcccacatcgaggttgagggggtgcggattcccatcggcaaaactatgaagtatttaggtctgattttggacagccggtgggaattccgcgcccattttgaaaagttgcggacaaagttgtccagggcagcgggcgctctttctagcctgctgcccaacctggaaggtcctggtatcccttgccgaaggttgtaccacggggtcgtgcggtccatggcgttgtacggcagcccagtctgggctgacgccctgggggggcgttctgtcgccctcctgaggggcccgcagcgggtcgtagcgcagcgggccatacgggcgtaccgcacggtctcgtacgaggcggcttgtcttttggccggattcctgccctgggatctggacgccaaagccctctccgatacttttcattggagggaggaggcgttcaggaacgggcagcgtccggccctgaaggaggtggaggccaaaagggcctcccttacggcgagccgccgtggaggagtggcgttcaggctggaggccccgtcagcggggcttcgggccgtagcggcagtgcgtcctgtctttgcacagtggctggacaggcgccacggcgcggcgacattcgcctgacgcaggtgctcaccgggcatgggtgcttcggggagtacctgtgtcagatagtaggcacggaggtgagcgccgtgtgtcaccattgtgacaactgcccgcgggatacggcccaacatacgttggagtcttgcccagcctgggacgatgagcgcagcgctctcgtgtcagtcgtcggaggagacctctcgctgccggccgtggtcgcttccatggtcggcagcccggaggcctggcgtgcggtggcccacttctgcgaggtggtcctctcgcagaaggagagtgccgagagggatcgagagagggaggatccctcccgccgtcagaggagacgtaggaggcgccgggtggacgactgaccggcgtctcccgccctgtggaatgggggcgtttggagaattccaccacggtatcccctgcctgtcgtaaaaggcgactaataggggccacgaagggggggcggcggcgggcagcagggggctgtccgtcctagtgcgcgctgcacttttcagtgcgtgtagtgcgttcatcgcacactattcggttgacccccgggatggacggcagcgtgttgttggcctcacgctgccgtagacgccgagggcgtccttcggtgcgcgggggcttttgagccccccccccataggagacgggccgcaaggcggcaccgcgcaggggcggttgcggtcgcagactagacatttcaacgtcagaggaagcccgcagccgtccctaatgcgccgaagagggccaccgcggagttttagttggtatgccgtgcgttgtacataggttagggactcggcccggcggtcgcccgaaggtctacatcaattccgggcggcgcaacgtcgggtcgtaaggcacggtgaccccaacataaccgctcagtcgccccccgcgaaggctgggcggtagtaataaggcactttctccgcgaaaccaaaaaaaaaaaaaaaaaaaaaggttaggttaggttaggttaggttaggtcaggaaacctccacgtggtgcaccctgggcaacggcgcgtcgatcagaccgatcaggctgatctgcgcgccggcgaatatcctgacaacgaggtggttggcggtcgtcgcctcttgtggcggccgtcgtgtcgtagtgtcgagattggcccatcttgggcggctcccggttctgtcccgggggtgtcgacgggctcggtgtgcgctcatcccgccccgagcaggcagtgggggggactctccctcccattgtcgccgtcgtagatcgtaatccggtgtggaggtctgtggatatgtctcgcgctcccgctggaccgagggtcttggcttaaccgcccggaccgcgaggaagaaaacctctataaaaaatcaccccgaatcccaagcggcggcgcaccgcgagggatgcatggccgatgggcagttcggtctcgagtgcgacccccgccagagtaccggccgacactctgtgcgggttacgctaggcttacccaggtacagggggcactgcctgggcggaccaccctttcccccatactcgtgggactcaaaatggaattaatcaattttaaaaaacccCAAATCCTTTTGACGCGTTTGCCTACTCCGGTTCCGACTGGAGAGGCGGAGGTCGGAGGGCGCAAGCCCAACGACGGTGATGAGGTGGAGAAGAGCATGGGCGACAGGCCCATGGTAGTGGAGGCCGGAACATCATCTAGGCCGGAAGAGTTGGAAATGGACTCGGAGTCAAGCCTGAGTGTCTCCTCTGTCCGGAGCAGAAGGCTCTGGAGGAGACACTCCCAGTCCATAGACAACTGCTCGCTTCGATCGAGTGACACCGACGAGCCGCCACCCAAGGCGCCAACAACTGACGGTCGAGGGAGAGGGCGTTCCACTCCCACTCCCACGACTGGAAAATACGTCGGGATAAAGAAGGCCCAACAAGAACGGGACAGGCTGAAGAGGGAAGAGGCGCGAAAGAGGGCCGAAGAGGAGCTGGAAGAGCGGCTGCGTTACGTGAAGTCGCCGCTCCCTCCCAAAACCGACACGGACGATGACCTACCCGTCCTTAAGGAGGACCTAATCCAGTGCGGGCAAATTGTGCGGGCAACTGTGAGAAAGTCCGGAAATCTAAAGGGCACGTCACAAAAGGCGCTCAAccgagtaattaatattatcactcGGTACGTACAGCAGCCAGAGTCGGCCGCCATTACCCGTCTGGAAGAGGAGAGAAAGAAGTGGCGCGAAAACAGCGCGCGCCTGGAGGAGAGCGTAAAGCGGCTAGAAGAGGAAAACTCCTCCCTCCGCCGTCGGCTCGAGGACCTGGAAGCGTCAAACAACTCCAGGACCACCACGGAGGAAATGCTGGCCATGGTAGAAGCAAGGGTCCAGGCCAGACTGGAGTCGGCCCTGATGGGGCCAGCCCAGAGGCCCAGCCTGGCCCACGAAAGAAAGGCCGCCTCGGGGGACACACAGCTCCCAGTGTCAGGAGGCATAGTAGGTGGTGCCCCCGCGCCGAAGTCGAAGAGGGAAAAGGGAAAAGGAACGGGGAAGAGGACAGCCCAACCCGCTCCCCCTCACCCCGCCGCAGTAGCAGAAGGAACCAGCGCGCCACCGCAGCCAATTGCGGGACCCTCAACGGCGCCAGACACCACACCGGCACCCCGCGCCGCTCGCCAGAGGAAGGGTCAAACCAAGAAGACGGCACCGGCGCCAAAGGAAGGAGGGAAAAAGAAGGGCCCGGTTCAAGCCAGTCCGGAGCCCCGCCCATTGCCACCGGCCCCCACCTCCATGGAGACACCGTGGGTCGTTGTGGCAAGCAGAAAGAGCAAGAAGACGAAGCCTGCAGTGCCGCCGAAAAAAGTGCAGGCACAACAACAGGCACGCCGGACCGAACCCAAAGTGCGACCGCCACGCTCCGCGGCAGTTATCATTTCGCTTACGCCAGCGGCGGTGGCAAAGGGGCTTTCGTACAAGCAGGTGCTAACGGACGCCCAGACAAGggtagacctcaccggccttgacATATCGAGGCTGAAGCcaaagtttgcggccacgggcgcccctatgtatgaggtgcccggggccaattccgaagagagggccgactccctcgccgcaaggctgagggagtgtttTAACGGGTCGGAAGATATCAGAATCTCCCGACCCATGAAGACCGTGGAACTGCGGCTAAGTGAGCTCGACTATACAGCCACTCCAGAgacagtcgcagcggccctctctaAGGCCGGTGAGTGTTCGGTCGAAAACATCAAGGTCGGACATATCCGCCCCGACCGTTCTGGGGTAGGAACGGTATGGGTAAAgctgcccataaaggcggcacAAAAGGTGAGGGGGGCGGGCCGTATCCTgatcggttggaccgcggctAAGGTGACCGTCCTAGAGTCGCGGCCAATGCGGtgtttccggtgcctggagtccgggcacgtccgggagcgctgcgactgcgcagtggaccgcagcgacctttgctaccgctgcggcCAGGCGGGCCACAAGATCCGAGAATGTAAGGCCCcgccgaactgcgcagtctgcgcggccGCTGGCAGGCCCGCCGGGCACCGTTTAGGGGGGAAGGCATGCGCTGCCCCCTCCCgtcgcaaccggcgccgcccccagcAAAGAAGGAGTGCCACTGCGGCTGAGGTCccgtcccagccgcaggcggcgagcccaccgcaacaggcagtggccgagatggacgtggaggagatcgcccatcaataatggatataagtttcctccaggcgaacatcaaccactgcgcccgcgcccaggacctgttgtcccaaagcctggcgcagtggtcggtgcaagtggccgtggtcgccgaaccgtattttgtcccgccccgagataactgggtaggggacatcgacgggtcggtggccatcatcaccagggtgccgctggctccccgcccttcgcaaaaagtcgagaagggccagggatgcgtcgcggctctgtttggggaattgtggatagttggagtttatttctcccccaacagacccctggccgagttcgaatctttcctcgttcggctgggggccctggttgagcagggccaacctcacccgacgatcgtcgccggtgacttcaacgcgaaatccgcggtctggggttcgccggcgaccgacgctcgcggtgaggtcctggaggaatgggcgatctccgtcggcctggccgttctgaacaggggtcggtggacacgtgcgtgcggcacaacggcgggtcaattgttgatttgtcgtttgggtgccccgtcgtcgcacgtcgtgtccgtggctggagggtcctcgtggacgcggagacactatcggatcatcgatatataaggttcgatgtcgccgcgcccacgagtcaacgtaaccagcccagtggtggaccgagtgcccctggtcaggacggcccgcggtgggcattaaggcgcctcgacaaggaggccctagagctggccgctctggcagtctcgtggctccccgagccggagggtccggtgagggtcgagcaggaggcggagtggttcggggtggcaatgtcggacgtttgcgacgccgccatgccccgggcactccgtcgtcctccgcggcgggaggtgtactggtggtcggcggagttagcgcagttgcgcgcgtcttgcgtggctgcgcgccgccgatacgccaggcatcgccgccgccgtattcgcgcacgagaccatgaagaccgggagcggcagctctacggcctctataaagaggcgaagagagcgctgcgggtggccgtgcacagggccaaggtcgcggcacgtaaggAGTttgtggagactctcgacgcggacccgtgggggcgcccatacaagctcgtcatgaacaagcttcgtccggcggcgccccgctgtcgcagagtctccggccagaacttctggccaacgttgtcgcggccttgttcccggccaccgaggataccactcctccaccgatggcgccaccggaagtggcgtcatcgtcgttttcggcaagggatatcccagaggtttcgcccgcggaaatgcgggcggcagtgtttcggctgcggggcaaaacaccgccccgggtctcgacggcatccccgggaaagcctgggtgttagccctcgagtacctggggccgcggctccgtagcctattctccgcctgtatggtgcagggcgtcttcccggcgcggtggaagaccgggaagctcgtcctgcttaagaaagaggggagacccgcagagtcgccgtcggcctaccggcccatcgtgctgctcgacgaggtcgccaaacttttgagcgtattatacacgcgcgcctcgtcgagcatctcgagagggtcggtccaaatttggccgacaaacagtttggttttaggagtggacgctcaactgtccacgcgattctgcgggtcaagtcgcaggcggaggaagcagtggccaggggaatgGTGATTATCGCCGTCTCGTTAGACATTTCTAAcgcttttaattcgctccctggccatgcatcaatgaagcactgcggtaccacgtggtgccgccctatctcaggcgtctggtgcgcgcgtacctctccgacaggtacgtggtgtatccgggcgccgacgggtggcaccgaagagcgatgtcgtgcggtgtcccacaggggtcggttctaggccctctcttgtggaacatcgggtacgactgggtgctccgtggtgccaatctctggggcgtcgacgtgacgtgttacgcggatgacacgttggtcacggcgacgtctaagaccttccaggacgccgcgatcctggcggcggtgggtaccggccacgtagtgagccgaatcaggcgtttaggtttgaaggtggccctcgagaagaccgaggccatttgttttcacgggcctcggcgagggccaccggccggtgcccacatcgaggttgaggggtgcggattcccatcggcaaaactatgaagtatttaggtctgattttggacagccggtgggaattccgcgcccattttgaaaagttgcggacaaagttgtccagggcagcgggcgctctttctagcctgctgcccaacctggaaggtcctggtatcccttgccgaaggttgtaccacggggtcgtgcggtccatggcgttgtacggcagcccagtctgggctgacgccctgggggggcgttctgtcgccctcctgaggggcccgcagcgggtcgtagcgcagcgggccatacgggcgtaccgcacggtctcgtacgaggcggcttgtcttttggccggattcctgccctgggatctggacgccaaagccctctccgatacttttcattggagggaggaggcgttcaggaacgggcagcgtccggccctgaaggagtggaggccaaaagggcctccttacggcgagccgccgtggaggagtggcgttccaggctggaggccccgtcagcggggcttcgggccgtagcggcagtgcgtcctgtctttgcacagtggctggacaggcgccacggcgcggcgacatttcgcctgacgcaggtgctcaccgggcatgggtgcttcggggagtacctgtgtcagatagtaggcacggaggtgagcgccgtgtgtcaccattgtgacaactgcccgcgggatacggcccaacatacgttggagtcttgcccagcctgggacgatgagcgcagcgctctcgtgtcagtcgtcggaggagacctctcgctgccggccgtggtcgcttccatggtcggcagcccggaggcctggcgtgcggtggcccacttctgcgaggtggtcctctcgcagaaggagagtgccgagagggatcgagagagggaggatccctcccgccgtcagaggagacgtaggaggcgccgggtggacgactgaccggcgtctcccgccctgtggaatgggggcgtttggagaattccaccacggtatcccctgcctgtcgtaaaaggcgactaataggggccacgaagggggtcgtcggcgggcagcagggggctgcccgtcctagtgcgcatgcacttttcagtgcgtgtagtgcgttcatcgcacactattcggttgacccccgggatggacggcagcgtgttgttggcctcacgctgccgtagacgccgagggcgtccttcggtgcgcgggggctttgagcccccataggagacgggccgcaaggcggcaccgcgcaggggcggttgcggtcgcagactagacatttcaacgtcagaggaagcccgcagccgtccctaatgcgccgaagagggccaccgcggagttttagttggtatgccgtgcgttgtacatgggttagggactcggcccggcggtcgcccgaaggtctacatcaattccgggcggcgcaacgtcgggtcgtaaggcacggtgaccccaacataaccgctcagtcgcccccgcgaaggctgggcggtagtaataaggcactttctccgcgaaaccataaaaggttaggttaggttggggggGGTGCtgggtcaggaaacctcctcgtggtgcaccctgggcaacggcgcgtcgatcagaccgatcaggctgatctgcgcgctggctaatatcctgacaaccgaggtggttggcggtcgtcgcctcttgcggcggccgtcgtgtcgTAGTTTGatgagattggcccatcttgggcggcccccggttctgtccggaggtgtcgacgggctcggtgtgcgctcatcccgccccgagcaggcagtgggggggactCCCTctccattgtcgccgtcgcagatcgtaatctggtgtggaggtctgtggatatgtctcgcgctcccactggaccgagggtcttggcttaaccgcccggaccgcgaggacgaaagcctctataaaaatcaccccgaatcccaagcggcggcgcaccgcgagggatgcatggccgatgggcagttcggtctcgagtgcgaccccgccagagtaccggccgacactctgtgcgggttacgctaggcttacccaggtacaggggcactgcctgggcggaccaccctttccccatactcgtgggactcaATATGGACTCAATTTTTAAAACacccaaaatattattgacgAGATTGCCTACTCCGGTTCCGGCCGGGGAGGCGGAGGTCGGCAGGTGCAAACCAACGACGGAGATGTTGTGCAGGAGATTCCGGGCGAGAAGCCCATGGAGAGTGGCCCGATCATCTGTGGCCACAGAAGTCGATAGCGACTCGAGTGGGAGTGTCTCTTCCGTCCGGAGTAGGAGGCTATGGAGAAGGCATTCCCGCTCGATCGACAGCTGGTCGCTCAACCTaaccagcgacaccgacgagCCGGTGCCCAAGGCGCAGACCACCGACGGCCGAGGGAGAGGACGTCCTCCCTCCGTCGGAAAATACGTCGGCCTCAGACAGGCGCAGCGCGAGCGTGACAGGCTCAAGCGCGAGGAAGCACGCCAAAAGGCCGAAGAGGCCCCTGGAGGACCGACTTAAATTCGTCAAGTCGCCGGTGCCTCCGCGGGTAGATACGGACGAAGACCAGCCCGTCACGAAGGAGGACCTGAGAAGTGCGGGCATGTGGTGCGCGCCATTGTCCGCAAGTCGGGCAACCTTAAGGGGACGTCCCAAAAGCGTTGAACTGGGTGACTAATAAAATCACCCGGTATATCACGCAGCCGGAATCAGAGGTCGTTGCCCGTCTGGAGTGTGAGGTGAAAAAGTCGCTCGAACACAGTGCCCGCCTCGAGGCGAGCATGAAGCTCATTCAAGAGGAGAATACAGCCCTCCGCCGCCGGCTCGAGGAACTCGAAGCGTCTGCGAGCAAAACGTCAGCAGAAGAAATGTGGGCTATGGTGAAGCGAGGGTCCAGGCCAGAGTGGAGTCAGCCCTGATGGGACCAGCCCAGAGGCCCGCTCTGGCCCACGAAACAAGGACGTCAACTGGGGATACACAACTCCCCGTGTCGGGAGGAATTGTAGGAGGCCCTCCCAGCCCAAGACCAAGAGGGAGAAAGGAAAAGGGACGGGAAAGAAAACAGTCCCCGTTCCCCCAATCCCCACTCCAGTAGCAGGACCCTCCAGCGCCCCGCCACAAACAGTCGCAGGTCCTCCGCGGCCACAGCGAATGAAGCGGCATCAAGGACGAAGAGGAGCCCTGAAAACAGGAAGAAGGAGGCGACGGCGCCAGGGAAAAGGCGGCGCTCAACCCCAAACCCTCCAAAGGAAAGAGGAAGAAGCCGGCCCTCCAAGCCCCTGCACCGGAGCCCCGCCCTCTGCCGCCGGCCCCCGCATCGATGGAGACGCCGTGGGTAGAAGTGGTGGGCCGAAACAAGAAGAAGAGGAAGCCCGCTGCAGCGGTGAACACCCAGCCGCGACAGCCGGCGCGCCGGGCTGAGCCAAAGTTACGACCGCCACGCTCCGCAGCGGTCGTCATAACGTCTGTCTCCTGCGGCGGTAGCAAAGGGCCTATCTTATAAGCAGGTCCTTACGGACGCCCAGGCGAGTTGAAACCTCACCGGCCTTGATATCAGCAGGTTGAGGCCAAAGTTTGCGACACGGGCGCcccaatgtacgaggtgcccggggccaactccgaagagagggccgactcccttgccgcaaggctgagggagtgcctCGGGTCGGAGGATGGTAAATATCCCGACCCACAAAGACTGTAGAACTGCGGCTGACGGAGCtggactacacggccactccggagtcagtcgcagcggccctctcaaAGGCCGGTGAGTGCTCCTCGGAGCTAATTAAAGTCGGCAGATTCGCCCCGATCGGTCAGGTGTAGGGACCGCCTGGGTGAaaatgcccataaaggcggcccaaaaagGTCAAGGGGCGGGCCGCATCTTAATAGGCTGGACCGCGGCTAAGGTGACCGTCCTAGAGTCGCGGCCAATGCGGtgtttccggtgcctggagtccgggcacgtccgggagcgctgcgactgcgcagtggaccgcagcgacctttgctaccgctgcggcCAGGCGGGCCACAAGATCCGAGAATGTGGAGGCCcgccgaactgcgcagtctgcgcggccgctggcaggcccgccaggcaccgcTTAGGGGAAGGCATGCTGCCCCTCCCgtcgcaaccggcgccgcccccaaagAAGAGAATGCGcctgcggctgaggttctgtcccagccgcaggcggcgagcctaCCGCAACaggcagtggccgagatggacgtgg
Encoded proteins:
- the LOC119191935 gene encoding MAP7 domain-containing protein 1-like; translation: MELINFKKPQILLTRLPTPVPTGEAEVGGRKPNDGDEVEKSMGDRPMVVEAGTSSRPEELEMDSESSLSVSSVRSRRLWRRHSQSIDNCSLRSSDTDEPPPKAPTTDGRGRGRSTPTPTTGKYVGIKKAQQERDRLKREEARKRAEEELEERLRYVKSPLPPKTDTDDDLPVLKEDLIQCGQIVRATVRKSGNLKGTSQKALNRVINIITRYVQQPESAAITRLEEERKKWRENSARLEESVKRLEEENSSLRRRLEDLEASNNSRTTTEEMLAMVEARVQARLESALMGPAQRPSLAHERKAASGDTQLPVSGGIVGGAPAPKSKREKGKGTGKRTAQPAPPHPAAVAEGTSAPPQPIAGPSTAPDTTPAPRAARQRKGQTKKTAPAPKEGGKKKGPVQASPEPRPLPPAPTSMETPWVVVASRKSKKTKPAVPPKKVQAQQQARRTEPKVRPPRSAAVIISLTPAAVAKGLSYKQVLTDAQTRVDLTGLDISRLKPKRLWRRHSRSIDSWSLNLTSDTDEPVPKAQTTDGRGRGRPPSVGKYVGLRQAQRERDRLKREEARQKPESEVVARLECEVKKSLEHSARLEASMKLIQEENTALRRRLEELEASASKTSAEEMWAMEEGGDGAREKAALNPKPSKGKRKKPALQAPAPEPRPLPPAPASMETPWVEVVGRNKKKRKPAAAVNTQPRQPARRAEPKLRPPRSAAVVITSVSCGGSKGPIL